Within Saccharomycodes ludwigii strain NBRC 1722 chromosome IV, whole genome shotgun sequence, the genomic segment ataatttaaatgaaaaatatgaatatgtAAGAGCCAAAGGATGTGACACTGTTGATTTTGATTCGTTTATGGATTTTTTTACACAACACGAACAAGAAAGAATGGATTgtgaatttattttgataaaaatgagAGAACAGCAATTATCCAATTATTATTCTGTGGATTTTTTCCCCgaattgttgaaaaaaaatgactcTACAACCAAAGCGTACAGTTTCAGTAAAATGATGACAGAACAGAATAtaggaagaaaaatttcTGGTGCATCAAACGTTAACAATTTAAGTTATTTACAAGATACAGACAATTATAGTGGTATTAAAAGTAATgccaacaataaaaatgctAATGTATAATTTTAACATCGCAGATTTTGGTCCTTTAGACATTATGTTAATATTTACAGCAATTATATTTGTTCCTTATAAATAGACTAAtgtaaatttaaaaaaaaaaaaaaaaaaaaattaaacattgATTCTAAGAcgataaataaaaatgtaaagcttaaaaaagaatagaaaaaagcatatatatatatatatatatataaagcatatttaataattatatgaCTTCTTActtattagtattagtgGCCTTCTTCTTGTTGGAAGTAGaattttttggtaattCCTTAACATATGGGATAAAATCAGGTTCGCCAGGAATATACTTTCTTAACACTTCTGGAATTTTCAAACCTTCTTCAGTTTGATAGTTTTCCAAAACACAACATAAAGCTCTTTCAGTGGCACACAAAGTGGAGTTTAAACAATGGAcatatttcttttcattatcacccttctttttaataCCGCATCTAATTTCCAAGTTTCTTGATTGATAATCGGTACAGTTTGAACATGAAACCAATTCTTTATATTCTTCTTGGTATGGGAACCAAGCTTCCAAATCATACTTTTTAGCAGCGGCATTATTTAATTCACCGGAAACTATACCAACAACACGATATGGTAATCCTAAAGATTGATAAAATTCTTCACTGTTACCAATCATTCTATCAAATTCTTGCCAAGAATTTTCTGGCTCAGttaaaacaaattgttcaattttttcaaaagcaTGGACTCTAAAAATACCCCATGCATCTTTACCATGAGCACCAGCTTCTCTTCTAAAACATGAAGAGAAACCAGCATATCTGATTGGCAATTGTTCTTGGGGTTTTTCAAACCATTCATTAGAGTGATAAGCACTGATTGGTTGTTCAGATGTAGcaatcaaatatttttcatcgTCACCATCAACAACTTTGTATAATTCTTCATCAAATTGACTCAATTGGACTGTCTTGGCCATAACATCTTTGTTCATCATAACTGGAGCTTGAATTGGGCAGTAGCCTTTAGAGGTTAAGAAACTCAAACCATAGTTAATTAAAGCCTGGTTCAAAAATACACCGTAATTCCTCAAGAAATAACCTCTATGGCCAGAGATTTTAACACCACGTTCTGGGTCATAGCCATCTAATCTCAATAAAATTTCATGGTGTGATAATTTGGCAGGAAACCTAGTTGCAGAGGCAACACgttcaattttttccaaagcAGCTGGTTTCCAAGTACGAATTAAGGcattatctttttcttcatcgTTTGAAACAGGAACACTTGGGTGGACAATGTTACccaccaaaaaaattttttttttcaaatcttcatcttctttttgttcttgttcAGACaaccttttcttttcttcatttAATGTATCTTTTTCAGCTAAAAGTGCAGAAGcatcttctttctttttaaattttaaccCGATTTCCTTTTGgactttattaatttttttgttaagtTCATCTAGTTGAAATTTAGTTTTGACCCATTCTTTATAATCAGCAATGATTTCGTCGACTAATTCAACAGAAGCAAATCTAGCTTTTTGAGATTCCCTGATTAAATCTGGGTTACctcctttttcttctaaaaataagttAATGTCTAACATAATGGGGATATAAGGTGCTATTGATGTACTatgctttatttttttatatacaaaaaaagaaagaaaaaaagctgataataattgaattcacaaaaaaaaaaaaaaaaaaaaaaaaaaaaactttgaagAAAGTCTAAATGTCCATTAGAAAAAggttttatatatttcctCAGAAAAATGAGTAAAAAAACGAGTAAAAAAACgagtaaaaaaatgaaaaaaaaaatgaaaaaaagaaaaaaaaaaaaaaaaaaaaaaaaatacaatttatCCGGGTACAtgtacattttttttttattctaaaTTATCAAACTTTTTCCGTAGAAGTGAAAGTTCATTAATAAGCtaccaaattttaaaataaatgtagCACATGAACATAAAAttgtttacttttaaatattcacAATTCTTCATTCAGAAATAACATTTAAAATCTTATCATTGATAATTTTGACTGTCTcaaagtaaataataactatttttcttttttaagaaaagaCATCACTTATATGTTATTATCTAGATTTATGATTAAATATCACCTAATACAAACATGACAGAGTTGTTGTGCAACAAGTTCCGTTTATAATATCTATACATCTTTATGTAAAATTTACTTGTCCTAACCACACTCATAATTAAGTTACCAttcaaatacaaaaaaaaaaaaattttctttaactATAAAATCATTATGTTTAATTCAGTATGTATTAGAACTTTACTAAGTACTACAACAAGATCGGTTCAGTGGTCCAGTGGTTACGACGTCGCCTTTACACGGCGAAGATCCCGAGTTCAAACCTCGGCTGAATCAATTAAAATGCGTTTATTCgcaaaatttattttttttttttgacttttttttccttttcttcaCCCTCCGCCCCCCCTCTCCCTCTCCCTCTCCCTCTCCCTCTCCCTCTCCCTCTCCCTCTCCCTCTCCCTCTCCCTCTCCCTCTCCCACGCTACGTTCTTAATTTCCCCCCcaaaaccaataataaaaaagtttaaaagaCAAACCTTTAATCAATACCAAATTAATAAGTAAACCAACATAAACTATGGATAACCAAAATCTGATAACacatcaaaataaaaaacctTTGATTCTAAGTATTCTAGatgaaaatgttttattaaataattctaCAACCATCAAAACcaataaattcaaaaaggaagaagaacctttgtattatttaacCAACAATATACATTACATttttgaagatgatgatacAGCTACTACAAGCACTCcctataataatattaacaacgacagcgataataatatagaaaACATAATTACCATAGATGTCGACaaagattttaatttattgaatGCCGATTTATTAAGTGATAAATATCAACTAATAGACTGTGTCACATCTACGACTGCCACTTCTGATACTACTGGCACcgttaataacaataaaaacactGGTACACTCCAACTAAAAGTCTTATCAGAATTTAAAGATTTTGTCATTGATCCCAACAATACTCAATATGATATTAATGATTTGATTTACATTTAtaaagaacaaaataaacaattacAGAAATTactcaataaataaataaactaatacacacacacacacatatatatatatatatatatacatatataagTGATAACTAAGACAATTCTTCAATGTTGGCAGGCATAGGCTTAATTTTAACAGAGTATTGTCTTTCAATTTGTCTCAGTTTGGATATATCTTCCTTCGTCACAAAATTAATAGCAACACCCTTACGACCAAATCTTCCGCTTCTACCAATACGATGTATGTAGTTTTCCGTTATTTCTGGTAAGTCATAATTTATAACTAAAGAAATTTGTTGTACATCAATACCACGGGCCCATACATCCGTTGATATCAATACTCTCGAGTTGCCGCTTCTAAAATCATTCATAACACGATctctttcttcttgtttCATATCACCGTGCATTGAACTTACAGAAAAACTATTCTTTAGCATTTGTTGCGTTAACCAATCaacctttttctttgtgtTGCAAAATATAACACACTGATTAATCGTTAGAGAATCATACAAATCACACAATGTATCAAACTTCCATTCTTCTTTCCCCACATTGACATGATATTGTTTGATACCATCCAAACTAATCTCATCTTGTTTAACTAAGATTTTTACCACATCACTACTTATAAATTTCTTAGTAATTTCTAATATATCTTTACTCATTGTGGCAGATACAACAATAACCTGTACGGTGGTTGGTAATTTGGcaaaaatatcatataTCTGCTGCTTAAACCCCAATGTTTCGCTTAATAATTCGTCTGCTTCATCCAAAACCaacattttaatttttcttgttgaTAAGACTTGTCTTTTAATCATATCCAAACATCTTCCAGGGGTACCACTAACTATATGCACACCACCAGTGCCTCcagataattttttcaagtcTCCAGAAACTAATTTCCCGCCTGTTAATGCCATAGTTTTGACATTCATGTAATCACCCAAATTGCCAACAACTGTACAAATTTGCGTGGCTAGTTCCCTAGTTGGggataaaataattgtttGTGTATCTTTAATTGAAGTGTCTATGACTTGTAACATACTAATGGCAAATGTCGCAGTTTTACCAGTACCTGATTGTGCTTGTGCTATTACATCTTTACCTGAGATAATTTGAGTGATTGCCCTAGATTGAATTGCTGAAGGGGCTTCAAAGCCGAAACTATATATACCACGCAATAGTTGTGGTTTTAAATTCATACTTTCAAAAGTGGGACTGACTTTTAaagctttatttttagtagccgatttaaatttcttgaattttattttagcaTCCAGTTCTCTATTAAATGGGACAGACATGgctaagaaaaaaaaaagtgtgtGAAGAAGAGGGGAGGGGAGGGATAGATGAAATATATGATGATGTTTGGGTTACCTGCTTTAACGACTTGGATCAAAATGGTTAATGTTCTTAATCTAGTGATGagttaaataaaatcataaatcaaaaatctGTTTTATTACGTTTAAAAaaggacaaaaaaaaaaaaaaaaaaaaaaaaaaaaaaagtagcgtttctttttttgcttcttcttcttcttcttcttcttctgtcTAAAATAGAACAAATGTGATATATAGATTTTTTTCCCTCACATTTCATGAAAATAAAGTGAATCAacaatcttttaaaacGAATGTATTGCAttaccaataaaaaaaaataaagagtatattaataataaaaaggacAGAAAGCAATAGTCTCTAGAACAAATTATgactaaatattttatttctatagGTGGTGGTCATTTTAGTGGTATTCACGCCATTAcgaaaacaataaaacacAAGTTAGGTAAAATATTTcctaattataaaataacaataatagattTAGATGAGCTAAGATCAAACGAGCCAACCACGATGACTTATACGGATAAAGACAtagattttattaaattatacaaaTCATTAACAGAGCCAAATGATACCATTTTTGATGAAGCTGAGATTATATTAATATGTGGTGTTTATGCTCTATATAACCCAGATATCAATCGTATAGCTGATTTAAAGATATTCATGGATAGCGATAGTGATACTAGGTTGattaatttaattcaaaGAAGTAGAAGATCTATATCCTCTGGAAATCCCAATCAAACTGAAAGAGAAAACATTTCTAAACAAGACGCTATTGATCTAGAAAAAGCCGttaatttgtatttaaaCCACTTGAGACCAGAATGGTCACAATATATCGAACCTAGTAGAAGTAATGCAGATATGATTGTACCAATTTCTGTCTCTAAAGAAACGATGATTATTAATGACGACACTGGTAACAGCGTTGGGAGTAACAATACACAGGAAGCTGCCTGTATGATATTTGTGGATGGTATAGTCAGAATTATAGAAGACAATgaaggaagaagaaataatGAAAGTAATGACAGTGGTGACAGTAGTACTGGTAAtcacaataatagtatattaaacaaacaaagaCAATCTTCTATGATATTTCCTAAATTAGATTTCCAAAGGGAAAGATTGTTGGTTGAGCAATCCCGGTATTTAGATATGAGCTAAGATGGTTTGCGAAGGTGTAATGCCTAACatgacatttttttttttttttttttattttatttttcctctttatattttcacgatattttttgaatatgtTATATTTACTGgatattttcatttgtatacaaaaatataaagaaatGTTCTTATTTTGTACGTAAGTCCGAGTATAATCGGATATaatgtatattattaatgaaaatgggTCATTTGCATGGATATTATTGAACTATccgttaaaaaaatataagttTTTAGGGGGGGGGGGGCAAAAGGCAAGGAAGAACTTTTGGTGTGAATTtgcccttttttttttaaaaaaaatatatatatcactttttttcatcatctCTGAATTGccataatttatatataaaagatgaattatcaataaacattatttatttactaaacataaagaaaaaaagagaagaaaaaaagaagacaGGCGAAATAATACCATCTTTCTAATCACAAAATAGTAttgtctttattttcaaatacaAGATgagatttttaaaagttattGGTATTGCATCTGTACCAATTATTGGTGGATCCGTATACTTTAAACACAAAATAAACTCAGAGTTTCCTATAATTCCTGCAGCCCAATTACCCAGGAACTCACAAATTTATCGGAGACTGCTTGCCGCTCAACAACAAGTTGACAATAAGGAAACCACCTATTATCCGAAAATTGAAGGTTTTAAGAAAACAATACAAATTAATAATCCTAAGGCCAATGTTAATGTTGTCTCCAGcgaatttttttctagtaCCGTTTTAGGTAgaattttacaaaataagTTGATTTCTAACGAAGACTTCCGCTTTTCTAAACGGTTACGTCGGTTTAGTGAAAACGTTGAACTAGTCAACCAAGAGGAAGACACtgtaaataattataattctACTCTCTTAAAATGGAAGAATCTACGCCCCACCTGGTTTAGCAGCAATACAACAAGACGGAATAATGCTAAAGGCGGGTATAGTGAGGTTTTCATTGAACAGTCTGGTAATTGCGTATTTGACATTTATTTCATAAATGCGTATGAATTTAGTGTTTTAACAAATGAAACGGATATTTCTGAGTGGGATTTATCTCGATTTAGGAATTTTTCTAGACTCATGTTGTATAGAGGAACCAAATTTATAGATTGATTACATATTTACTTAGTTATCATTTAAACTCGTTTACTATTGGAAAgttaaagttttattaattatattttattttattatcttggTAGACGATGAAGGAGTATCTTAAATGAAgttattacttttttttttttttttttttttttttttttttttttccattttttatttaaaattggcTGTCATTTTGACTAATATGCTaggatttttttattccgAATTAAAACTTTGTTCTTCATTTCTCggatttattgttattttcgGCTTAGGCATCCactaattataaaattaaccaaagaaaaaaaaaaaaaatgagcaaaaaaatggcaactcatattaataaacttttattcAAAAGAAACACCTAACAAGAATTATCACCAAAGTAATATTTTCGTTAACAAAATCAATTGATTTTCTCTGcatataatcaaaaatacTAGCAACAAATCCaaacataaaataacaataacaacaacaacaataaaaggttaaaaaaataaaaaataatgatgcATCGATTCCAAGCTGTGGCCAGAAGATCCATTAAGACATTGCACACACCAATAATcactattaaaaatgacCCTGCAAAGAGGTTAGATTTGCTATTTTACTTAAACACATTGAACAAGGTTTTAACCTCTGCCCAGTATAACAATACTATATTGTATGAGAATAGATACAAACATATACCTGAAATGATTACTTCTAAGGATTCCTACAAACTGCATAGATTAATTGAAGTAATGGTTGAAAATTgggagaaaaaagagatttTAAGTAAGTCCACAGATCCACAAACTAAGTTGGGGAAAATAGGCCTACGTATTTTCTTGGACATTTGTGCgaattttaataaagatattgatTATTTGTTGGCAACTACCTTAGCTGTTgagttattgaaaatatatgtTAAAATTCCTACCAAAGAAACTGTTGATGCAAttgaaaatgttttaacTAGAATGAGTGTATTTTTATCTGAGAACAAATTAATGCTAGATCTTACTTCTAGAGCCTCAATAGATAATATCTGTCGAAAACTTTTTTCGAAAGAAAACTCTGATGTAGTTATTAAGACTTTAGAAAAATTGGATTATAAATTAGTTTCCAGTGATTTGGTTAGAGTTGTTCGCGGTAAGAAATTTACTACTGAATTGGAAGTTAATAAAGGGTGGAAATATTATGGTGGgattaaagataataacCCAGCTTACTTGCGGTCGTTGGGAATAAGTGAATCGAGTcgtaataaattaatttcattaGATGAAACGGCActagttttatttattgacGATAAAGTATTAAGGGACGCAAATAAGATATTACCCACTTTACATTATTGTAACAAAGAGGATAAATCTTTGgtgatttttattaatggaGATGTTAAAGGGGATGCGTTGAATGCTATATCCAttcacaataataaatcttcaAGACAGAATAAAAAGTCcaaaattttgatttttaacTATGTGCCGGGAGACCATAGGGGTTTAGAAATGACCGAAAAttatgattttattaaattttgtaaattgCCCAAGGGGTCAGGAAGTATTTATAGTCAAAAATTTAGTGAATATGTTCCaagtaaaataacaaaggatttatattttggtGAAATTGAATCAGTTAAGGCAACAACACTTGAagcatttttatataatgaaaatgatattaacGGTAACGAGTGCTTACGTACTACAGTCACTGTTCATATTGGTGGCAGTAGTGAATTAGAAATTGATCAGAAAAGGGTTGAGTTGGatactatttttaatgattttttagCTAGTGCTTTAAGTGATGGTGTTTTGCCTACATATGGGGTTTCTTTAGTTAAAGCCTTATCATGCATTAATAACGTAAATAAACCACTTTTTATTCCGATATTTGCTGAGTTGATGGAAAATTCGATCAAGAATGTTTACAAGATAGATAAATTCACTGCTTCAGCCAGGGTAGCCAAAACTCTTTTATTAGGAGATAGCACTGCTATGAAGAATAGTGAAACTTCCAATTTTGGTACAGCATATTTGAACGacacttttaaaaaaattaacatgTTTGAAGTTGGATTATTAGAACCATGGAAGAAAATCGACAACACATTAAAAGCgattttatcatttattaaaa encodes:
- the SES1 gene encoding serine--tRNA ligase SES1 (similar to Saccharomyces cerevisiae YDR023W | SES1 | SEryl-tRNA Synthetase); amino-acid sequence: MLDINLFLEEKGGNPDLIRESQKARFASVELVDEIIADYKEWVKTKFQLDELNKKINKVQKEIGLKFKKKEDASALLAEKDTLNEEKKRLSEQEQKEDEDLKKKIFLVGNIVHPSVPVSNDEEKDNALIRTWKPAALEKIERVASATRFPAKLSHHEILLRLDGYDPERGVKISGHRGYFLRNYGVFLNQALINYGLSFLTSKGYCPIQAPVMMNKDVMAKTVQLSQFDEELYKVVDGDDEKYLIATSEQPISAYHSNEWFEKPQEQLPIRYAGFSSCFRREAGAHGKDAWGIFRVHAFEKIEQFVLTEPENSWQEFDRMIGNSEEFYQSLGLPYRVVGIVSGELNNAAAKKYDLEAWFPYQEEYKELVSCSNCTDYQSRNLEIRCGIKKKGDNEKKYVHCLNSTLCATERALCCVLENYQTEEGLKIPEVLRKYIPGEPDFIPYVKELPKNSTSNKKKATNTNK
- the FAL1 gene encoding ATP-dependent RNA helicase FAL1 (similar to Saccharomyces cerevisiae YDR021W | FAL1 | eukaryotic translation initiation factor Four A Like), translating into MSVPFNRELDAKIKFKKFKSATKNKALKVSPTFESMNLKPQLLRGIYSFGFEAPSAIQSRAITQIISGKDVIAQAQSGTGKTATFAISMLQVIDTSIKDTQTIILSPTRELATQICTVVGNLGDYMNVKTMALTGGKLVSGDLKKLSGGTGGVHIVSGTPGRCLDMIKRQVLSTRKIKMLVLDEADELLSETLGFKQQIYDIFAKLPTTVQVIVVSATMSKDILEITKKFISSDVVKILVKQDEISLDGIKQYHVNVGKEEWKFDTLCDLYDSLTINQCVIFCNTKKKVDWLTQQMLKNSFSVSSMHGDMKQEERDRVMNDFRSGNSRVLISTDVWARGIDVQQISLVINYDLPEITENYIHRIGRSGRFGRKGVAINFVTKEDISKLRQIERQYSVKIKPMPANIEELS
- the TCM62 gene encoding Tcm62p (similar to Saccharomyces cerevisiae YBR044C | TCM62 | TriCarboxylic acid cycle Mutant); translation: MMHRFQAVARRSIKTLHTPIITIKNDPAKRLDLLFYLNTLNKVLTSAQYNNTILYENRYKHIPEMITSKDSYKLHRLIEVMVENWEKKEILSKSTDPQTKLGKIGLRIFLDICANFNKDIDYLLATTLAVELLKIYVKIPTKETVDAIENVLTRMSVFLSENKLMLDLTSRASIDNICRKLFSKENSDVVIKTLEKLDYKLVSSDLVRVVRGKKFTTELEVNKGWKYYGGIKDNNPAYLRSLGISESSRNKLISLDETALVLFIDDKVLRDANKILPTLHYCNKEDKSLVIFINGDVKGDALNAISIHNNKSSRQNKKSKILIFNYVPGDHRGLEMTENYDFIKFCKLPKGSGSIYSQKFSEYVPSKITKDLYFGEIESVKATTLEAFLYNENDINGNECLRTTVTVHIGGSSELEIDQKRVELDTIFNDFLASALSDGVLPTYGVSLVKALSCINNVNKPLFIPIFAELMENSIKNVYKIDKFTASARVAKTLLLGDSTAMKNSETSNFGTAYLNDTFKKINMFEVGLLEPWKKIDNTLKAILSFIKMATTCDYFVTKVYKDRVK
- the ATG31 gene encoding Atg31p, which gives rise to MDNQNLITHQNKKPLILSILDENVLLNNSTTIKTNKFKKEEEPLYYLTNNIHYIFEDDDTATTSTPYNNINNDSDNNIENIITIDVDKDFNLLNADLLSDKYQLIDCVTSTTATSDTTGTVNNNKNTGTLQLKVLSEFKDFVIDPNNTQYDINDLIYIYKEQNKQLQKLLNK
- the DAS2 gene encoding putative uridine kinase DAS2 (similar to Saccharomyces cerevisiae YDR020C | DAS2 | Dst1-delta 6-Azauracil Sensitivity); protein product: MTKYFISIGGGHFSGIHAITKTIKHKLGKIFPNYKITIIDLDELRSNEPTTMTYTDKDIDFIKLYKSLTEPNDTIFDEAEIILICGVYALYNPDINRIADLKIFMDSDSDTRLINLIQRSRRSISSGNPNQTERENISKQDAIDLEKAVNLYLNHLRPEWSQYIEPSRSNADMIVPISVSKETMIINDDTGNSVGSNNTQEAACMIFVDGIVRIIEDNEGRRNNESNDSGDSSTGNHNNSILNKQRQSSMIFPKLDFQRERLLVEQSRYLDMS